CATCCATGCCCGATAAATACTCTGTACAAAACTCTAAGGCTTCTTTTGCGATATAGCACTCAGCAATGCACCCTTCTGGATGATTATAATTTCAAACATAACCCTTTAAGACTTTCATGTAcctttcaaatgggtacatccatTTCATATACACTAGTCCACATAATCTAACCTCTCTTACCAAATGCACTATTAAATGAAGCATGATGTCAAAGATGGAAGGTGGAAAATACTTCTTTAGCAAGAACAAAGTCACCACTATGTCCTATTGTAGATCATTCAATCTTGAAACGTCCACCACCTTTGCACAAAttgcattaaagaaaaaacGCAATCTTGTAATGGCATATCTGACATGCTTTGGTAACACGGATCTTATTACTATTGGTAGTAGTTGTTGCTTAAGTGCATGATAATCATGGGACTTAAGACCACTAAGCTTTAGCTCTTCCATGGACACAAGGTTTCTAAAGTTTGAACAATAACCTTCAAGAACCTTCAAATTAGCTGAAGTCTGCAATaccattttcttctcctttctacTTAGAGTAGAGcatgcaatactatttttttctccatagtTAGTGTGAgaattttccacataaaaatctcTATGTCCATTATTATATCCTTGATTATCTtgagtatttttattattattattattattattattattattattattattattatgttgatTGTTTGGGATATTCTGTTTATCCCTAATAATCTAAAGCCTAGAATGACTTTTTATAGTCATTCCTGCACCaacatcaaaatttcaaatttaccACTATGAAATCGATTTTTCTAGTGCAAACTAGCATAAGTGACAATTCCATGCACattttaaattagaatttcACACCTAGTTGAAGTTGAAAtctaaatttgataattttgatttaattagtTCCATTTTATTGATGTGACACATTAGGACTAGGTCACTTGTCATTTTAGggttatataatatatatatatatatatatatatactcttgTTATTATTAGGGTTTTTGAGTACAAGTTCAACATACTACACTTCATTGCTTTTCATACATTCATTCATATTTGTATGTTGGacacttttgtttttcttttcaataaacATACTAGTTCCCCATTTCTTATGGATTAGGAATGTGCAATCTTTACCATGAGAGGTTGAAGGATTTAGTTCTAGACATGTAACATGAGAGTGTAGGAtgcaaacatgtttttaataaagtttGATTGGTGCGATTATGTTTTTATGTTTGACttgttaaaattaaatcttATGTGTAGTTTGAAATTAGacaagataaaaatatataccaaaGTACTAGTGATGCTTGTAAACAACTTGATCATTAGTTAACTTGGTTCAATCTATTGGGAtcaaatcaaaaatcaaattaacaAGATGCATAAGTGATATTAATGCATGAACATAAAACTACATTAACCAATTTATTTCATGAAGTTTAGGGATCTATTTGTTTAAGTTTAAATCTAAGTCATGGGGGCAAATTGGTTTCAAGATTCAATTTGGTCTCAAATCAACTTTGTTCCTAAATCCTAGATCAAGAATTTTCTCTCTTATTATTCTAAGTCTAAAACTAGATTGTGAAAACTTCAAAATCGTTAGTTATATTTAATTACTTTATTTGGTtgataaaaattctatttttgtaAAGTTATCTTTTTAGAGTCTTAGATATAATTAAAAGACTTAAAGCCCATTTAGCAGTGTTTTTTAAAAGTGCTTCTAGtcctaaaatattttgaagaacaCTTAGTGTTTTTTAGAGAAGCACTTGGAAGgtgtttcttttaaatatatatatatatatatatatatatatatatatatatatatatatatatatatatatatatatatatatttcaaattttttcatatattcctGAAGTACCCTTTCCCACTATTCTCCATTTCCCTTTCACTCTCCGCTTCCTTCTCACTCTCATCTTCCTCTTTCACTTcccttttgtaaaaataaaattttgagtttttttaacaacataaatatttatatattttttgtaataaaagtttttggtttattataatatttttttaatagatgtcctttttagtaatttattattattaaaagcatttttgtatttatgcaatatattatcaaaaatactATTAGAGTCACTTTTTTAGATTCTCATATAAGCGTTTTTCCTAGAAGTGctgtagaaaaaaaaacatttccatTAAAAGCAGTGCCAAATAGGCTCTTACCTTGTCAAAGTATAAATAGTCAAGTGCATCAATTTTAAAGGACAATATCCAAATATTACACATGGTAGTCATCctctctttggttttctttggccAAGATTTCTATGATAATCaagattttaatattaaaacagAGAGTTATAATCGAGAAAATGGCACCATAACCGAAGAACGACCTTGTTTAGTTGTTTTTAGTTgagataattaattatttgttgTTAGATTAGATATAGGTTTAGTAGGTTTGGTTACAATATTGTTTACATTTTGGttgttaattaatataatatgaGTTATTTGATGAATCATTCTATTGATCTTGTATGTGCATATTTCAACCAACATCAATCAATTTCCTCGaacaattgaatttttttttggcaaaaatgGTACGAGAGTGTTGGAGGAGATGTACAAAGTTGTTGGATGTTGATTTGTTGCATAATATAACATCTTAGCAAATTGTGGAATATTTTTATGAAGGTTTAACTCTTAAGTCACaacaatttttagataaaatgtCTGACAAATATCTTAGAGATCTTAAATGCATTGATAGGAGGAAATTTAATGCAGCTAGGAATTGACAATATTGACCTCAATTAGGAGAATGGTCAAGACTCTCCTTATGCCATAGCATCTTCACTCCCATTTGTTGAAAGTATTCTAAAGATGAACAAAAATTAGCAGAACTTCTTAGGAAATCCTTGTTTAATTAGACAAAATTTAATATCAATTGAAATGAACTTATTGCCCAAATTTCATAAGCTTAAGATGAAATTAATACTAAGATAGTCATCCTTTCTTTTCAAGTTGAAAGCAATAAGGTGagtattgaatcaaatttaccTTTGAATGAAATCTTGAAGAATTTGATGTTAGAGACCTTCCCACACATGGATTTAACCAAAAGGGTTTTGATGAAAATGTGCATAAGTTTATTGATAATGAACTCATAATCATCAAATTTACTTTGAACTCCATATAAGTATTATGCTGAAGGTAAAGTTGACACAACGAAAATTTCAATGCATAATTAACTAGAGGAATAGTTTATCATGGTTTGATGGGTTCTACTCTTGATAAATCTTagatataagttttttttttttttcttttttctgaatTCTTATATAGTTTAGGAACTTTCTAGACAAAGTATACTTTATGCAATGTTGGTGCATCActctttatttttaagtttgttCAAAGGGATTACAAGTTGGGTCATTCTATTTGTAATAATCTTTGAAAGAACTAGTATTGGATATGTTGTTACCTCAACCAATATTGAGGTGAGGTAGGCTTTGAAGCTTACCTCATCCATTTAAACATAGCATGCtagtttttttccttctttatttctttggtttttagtCTTAGTTGCGAGTTTTTGTCATGAGTGAATTTTATGTTTCTCCATCTCATTCCTAAATGTAATCTTTATTGTTCATGCTTATATTTGAGATTTGTCGTTGGTTTAGGCTGAGGGGAGAGAAACTTGAAATTATGAAACCACATTTCATATTAGTTCATTGACAAATATTTGACCTATTAGCTTTATGGGGGCGGGGGATATCCAAATGAGTTGAAACTAGTTTTGGAAAATAGCTTTTTGAGaacttattctaaaaatatatttgaattaatttatgttatttttgcttttttttttaggacttatttttaaaaataattatacaaatgtgAAGATGATTgaaattaaagtattaaaataaaagttatttttaaaaaatattggaaaacaccaaaaaaaaaaaaaaaggtgactttaattctagaaaataacagataacttttttgaaaactattataaaaaactgctttttgagaactatttttaaaaaatattctttaaacaCACCCTTGTACTCTTCAATTCATTGCTTATACTCAATCCTTCATAAGGAGGAATTAGAAAGAAATGCTCATCTAGTCTCATTCCGACCAGTTaaaggttaaaggatgtagctAGCGTTCATGAGAGATATACAGGAAACGATAGGTGGTTCTACGTGGAGGTAGAACCACACATCACGCTTGAACAGCTAGCAAGTGTAGGTCTCACTTTCTAGTAAATCATTCGAATGACAATATTGAATGAAAGATAAAATAAGTCTTTGCTTTCATTCCTCGTCCCAGCATTCCGAACACGCCCTTAACAGACATGACTTCGCAGTTTCAACTCAATGCAAAGTCTAAATCAAATTTCGTCCGGAATGAAACATGCTAAACGCCCAGGTAAGCTAGGAACAACCTTAAAAGGTAAAAGAGGTCTATGCACTTGAGTGAGAATGATATGTAGGAAGACCTCAACAGACTCCTGACCTAAATAGCCTCACAGTCAGAAGGAATGAGCTGATGAGCAGATGAGCAGCAAATGATAGGCAaacaaaggaagaagaaaaaccatcTCACTCCATATTGCCTTCCCATGCACCTCAAACAAAGATTTTACACAATTCTTGGATGCATCTGTAACATTCTTTTACAATTTATCATCCCAAATTGGGGATGTTTACAACTCCTTTTTATCAAGAAGCAGATTACAACACCCAACTGCCTTCATACAAaccattaaaacaaaaatcccaCCATTACAACCAGAATGGAATCAGGGTCATAATCTTCTTGAGCGGAACACCCCACACCTGTTACTTCAATATGCTCAACACCACCTTCCTTCATAGGAAACAACTCTGGAAAAGACGGGCTAATGAGTATTGAATTCCACACCATCTGCATCCAAAGCCCTGCCTGAATGTTACTGGCTCTCTGCTCCAAACAATCAACAGAACTATaaatggaaagagaaaaaaacgaaaaaaacacaaaaaccaaCATCTTATATGGAAAACATCCGGGTCACTTGGGTGTCCAAAATACCACCTCAAATGTAGTCAGCAGACGAAGACTAGAGTCACAAAGAGAACAAGGAATATGTTAGGTTACAGCAGCATGTCCAAGATGCATGCAACCACTCCTGGGATGCCCACTACAGCTACACCACCACTTTGACCAGTCAATACAACTGTTACCATCAGGTTGACAGGATTAATTCTGATACCCAAGCCTTCTAGTTGTCTACACTTCTTTACTACTCTCTTCCAACTGTGGGGATTGAACAGAGCTATCAGATATTTGGCCCTTGGGGTAATcaacaagtaaaacaaaagcATCTGGTCTTGGGCTGTTAATCCTTCCAGCTCTTGGTAGttctttattattctttttggATTCTAAAGTCATTAGGGTTATGGCATCATCAAGTGAAACCTCAGCATCAGTTCCTGAGCTAGAAGCAGCTCTCAATTCTTTAATACTCCCTTCCAACCGTAGTGTTTGAGCAAAGCTATCAGACATTTGGTTCATGGAGTCATCAGCAAGTGAAACCAGAGCACCTGTTGTAGTGCTACAACCCCTTTCAGGTTCCACTGCTTCACCACTCTCTTCCAAGCAGTGGGCCCCTGATTCTGTCCTTGAATTGTCACCCCATTCAGTTGCTATTACTTCCCTATCACTCTCTTCCAACTGGAGGGATTGAGAAAAGCTATTGGAAACATGGTTTACAGACTCCTCAGAACCTGGACTTTTTGTTGTTGAACAAGCTTGCTGTCTGgcctttctttcctttgaagCTCTCTCCCTTTGTTCATAGAAATCAAAATCTTCTAGGATGGATGTATGTGCATCATAagacttaaaaatttttaacatCTCGATACCCTGTTCCAAATTCACCTGAAAATATTTCAAGCATCAAGAAAGAGAATTAGTTTGATGTCCTCCTTAAACCATAAGCAAGTAACCACTGAAGACAGGAAGACagaaaagtacaaagaaattGAAACACATTACATTTCAGTTTAGGACCACAACTTATTATAACAACTCCAAAGTGACTTACAGATGACCTATAACCCATGAAATCATTACTGTTCGTGATTAGAGAAGCATGAAATGCAGAGTAAAGAACAATGTTAGTAAAAGATCATGGATGTATCCTGTCAGAACCGTGCACATTGGTGCCATTGACCAAGGAATGCCTGGCTCATTTGTAAATGTTCAATGAGTAGCATTAAGCCATCACGTACTCCTACAATCACACTGGTGCAGGGATGCCTAACTCGTTTGTAGAAGTTCAATATGTGTATGGACCTTTTGAACCTATTGTCCAATGATCTTTGTGATAGATATTGCACCTTCCCGGGAGCAAAGCATGTCAACAATGGATTACTTCAAATTTTTGCCAGAGAACAAACTGCATTACATTAAGCATATGTTTACTGTGGAGTTGAAGTGCCACTTGGAACCAACTAAAGAAGGTAATCATGTTTACGCAAATGACCTCTTCtagataaaataaacaaataataaataatcaaGGTAAATTTGGTTAGGCATATGAACCCttctagaaaaaataaataaacaataaatgaaTCCACCGTTACCTCTTGTGTGTCTCGGCTGTGAGTAACAGGcttgttttcattattttctagtagtATGTGACGAAATAGACTGTTAGGTACATCTTTGATAATATGCCACTTGACCGGGAACAACCCACTCCACCTATCCTGCTGCCAGTATTCTGcatctttctcaaaatttaCAGGTCCAACCATTTCTGCTACTCCACAAAACTGCGAACTAGCATTGACCTACACAATTTTgtaatcaacaaaatataaggaaaaaaaacaataattaaaccAGAAGCAACTTCAGTGGACATAAAAACTAATAGAAAACATTAACTATGGAAAAGAATTTCTCTAGGTATCTAATAATTTGAAAAGAGGTAACAAATAATGCATCTTATTGAGAGAATGAGTTCAGGATTCATTCCATTTACAGCTTTAATTCATAAGAAGCAATGACTGATATGACTGACTTACAAGTGAACCTTTCATTGGGCCCATACTCAAACCCATCAGGACCACCTAAACCAACTGACACAGGATAACAAAAACCAGCATTTGAATGCAGAAAGGATAACAAGGAGTAATTCACAAGGGGTTTGCTGATATTGGTAGGCATGAGTTAATGACATGCACTCTACGTGCCTTAAAATTGGGAAAAAATTTATAGGAGCTAGCATCCAGTTTGGAAGCCAATGCAGACCAAGTAAATTGACAAATGCTAGCCAGACTAGAAAAAGTCACCTGACTTGCTCATAAACCAACTTCATTTTAGTGACCATGTGCTCTCTCAAATGACTTCTAAGTGCAAGGAGCTACTGTAAAAACTCCATGTAGCCCAATGGAACTGCATTGccaaaaataaaggaaagaaagaaaggggaAACCTCAATGATCGTCTTTACGTAACCATTTCACaagccaaaaacaaaaatcttagGTCACATTTGAATACActtggtatttttttaaaacaaaaaatagtagtaacttctatataaaaatgaaagaactATTGGACAAAAAGGTGTACACTCactttatgttcttaaaaattactttcaaattttaaaatttgaggcaGTAAAAAGTTTCTAATACCTCAATTtctataaatagtttttagaagCCATAATTTTCAAGGTAGGTTTTTGAGCCTTCTTGCATTTCATATAGGATCtactatcatttttatttttaaaaatagaaaacaagaagTGTATCCATCCAAACAACACCTTAGTGTCACCCAATcacatattcttttttattcagAACCCAATAACATTCTCATAGCccccaatttaaaaaatatctgtCCAAGGACCCATTTAATTCCTGCTTTGTACTGTGCACCAAATGCAATTCTAATTTTATCCTCCTTAAATATAGATCAATTAGGACCTGGTTAGCTAAGTTAGCTAAGTTATTATAAGCAAAGAcataaaaattctaaattagttAAAGAGTTAAAGTGATGTACCGAGAAACACAGGAAGATTGGACAATTGGTCTCTATCTCCTTTGCTTTTTGATAAGCAGCATCCAATTTACGGTTTCCAAGTGCTGTGCTGGCCCAAACGCTGTATTTGATACTTCTGTGAACATTATCTTCACTGTAAGACTTGATTATAAAGAACTTGGCATTCTCGTAATCTGTAACAAAATCTGGTTGGTTGTATGAATCAAAGTGAACCACAGAATTTGATGCATCACTTTTTCTGGAAGAAGAGGAAACTCCCTGTCCAGAGGTGCTCTGGCCCTTTGGCTTTGAAGCCCTTGGTCCCCGATTACGGTCACTGGAGAAGTTAGACGAATCAGTTGAAAAGACACCTGAACTTCGATCCCTTTCTCGTATTTTTCCCTTGTCAAGAATGAGTCTGTTCCGATCATTAGCTCCCAACGGAGAAACAGATGCACCACCAAAGTTAGTGCTCTCATAAAGGCCACCATCTGGGTAGAATATGTTAGAGGAACTTGGTACCAATCCCAGTCCATGTGCTGCTCTCTGTTGTTgagaaatatataattaaataataaatcaatatcAAAAGCAAATGTCAACCATCTATGAGGTTCCCCCAAAATCATAATATGTTTCTATCAAACTTGATACCAAACCCAAGCTAAATGGCAAGAATATTGCTATTGAAAGACAATAATAGCTACAATTACTGTGTTGCTCCAGCAGCAAAAACAGGCATTGcaatataaatgaaaacaaaccTGTCTAACATTGAGCTCGTATGAACCAAGTATTCCAACTGGTTGGGGATGAGCTGCCTGAGACGTCACTGAAGACAAAGACACATCTGCTTCTGGAAGATTTGATTGATTAGGCAAGAAGTTGGGTGGTACAAACTCCCCCTGAAAATTAGATGAACCAGGACCATAGGCAGAATTTTGTGAAAGGCCCCCTCTACCAAAAGATCCGAACTGTATGACATAACTTGATCCTTGACTAGAACGCATGTTGCCACTGAAACCCTCTTGGACGCTACTTTCTGGTGCCATCAGCTCAGTTTGAGGAACTGAAACTGCTGAAGATATGTTCGGCACACTAGGAATTGATTGTGGATAATAAGGTTGAGAGAATGGATTTTGATGTGGGGAGTATAGCTGCCTATCCACCATTAGAGAAGGAAGAGGGGTAGCAACATTGGTATATTGTCCATATGCCATTTGAGGATTAAAGCCATAACCCGAACTAAACACAAGAGATGGATTATCATTGTAGATAACCTGAGTCagatcaaacataaaaaagagaTGTTTCATGAGTTTTAACTAGAAAACATATGTGACAAAGAATGAGGGGTACTAACCGGAGGAAAAACTTGCATGCTATCAGCATTAACATAATGAGGATATCCATCCCAATAACTGGTACTATTGTCATAGCCTGGAaccacaaaaatataaataaataaataaaatgccaCAGCACCAATGGAGGTCCTATAAGATTATGTGAAGATGCAGAAGCTAGAAGATAAGTGCAACAATCATGGCCTTCATCCATTCCCATAGAAAGTCAACAGGATCCACTTCCCAaggttttgaattttaatttcaatatcaATTTTGATAGCTTCTCAAAATCTAAATGGGATTATAGAATTTCAGTCCAATTCCCTTGAACTTGTAAATTTTGCATTAGAAAAGGttgaaattgattcatttcAAAATGGGTCAAAACCAGAATATAAGGTGTGGCCCATGTAGGTTACCAGAAAAAGAAACCAACCTCCATAATAAAAAGGTCGGTTAATAGAAGCATAGGCATCCTGTGGGTAACCAGCATTAAAATCtccaattgcatcaaaagataTCGGTTGATCTGCGACAACTCTTGGAACCCTTTCATCTTCAAGCAAATTTGGCTGAGATAATATAATACAGAAGTGGAAACAAACACCTCAATGAACCAAATTCCATAGAAATGCatattattgaaataatattggAGAGGGGATTAACAACCAAGTACCTGTTCTCTCAAGTTAGCTGGTTCAACAGGTCTCTCTCCTGTATCCAGTATGAACAAGTTTGACAACTCATTAAATACTGGAAAACACAGACATTGCAAAAAACTAATCAAAGGAAGCTACAGAAAGAGGACAATACAAGGTCTGGATATGCACAGGGGTGCAAGATCCCACACACCTCATAAAAATGTACTTCTATGTATAGGCATGATGAAAACAGAATAAAAGATATGTGCACATATATAGACAGAACTCTAACCAATTTCacaaacaaatttgaaaaagggGGAAGAAACTCgataccatgaagaaaaacaagatGATACTCAACTAACAAATTCAGTGTGTCATGAAACAATAGGATCTTCTTGTGACACAGAGAGAGTCGTGTCAACCATAAACAAATTACAAGCATTGGTAATGttttaaaagaggaaaaaacagAGTCTTGGAGTTCAATGAACAGAAAAAACCATGTTTTGAACAGAAGTGCAAAGAGGAGAAAAGCATGTAGTATGTTGGAAAAGGAGCCAAATGAGCCCATATCATATGGGGATTACCATTGGTCAGATTATAATGCCGATACTGGTTGTCAGAATGGTAAAATGATGCCTGCTGCTTGCAGGTAGGTACAAGGAAGCAGTATTCAATATGGGTAACTGCTTTTTGAGTCTAAAACATGTACATGGCACTAGATTCACAAACTTCAAcaagataaaatattaattctaATGATAATAAAGGATGTCAAGGACATGGGCAGGAGTTCTTATAAATATTGTTGATCACTTACCTATTTTTGTATTTCTTGTATCAGAAGCTCATAAATCATGAGAAATATGATCTTTGAGTAGTTAAAGATTTTTCAATCCTCAAGTCAAAAGACttgtttttctaaaaactttCTAGCTGTGGGCTTGAGTCACTATATGTTAAAGAGTTATAAGTTTTTCAATGGAAGCAAACTAGACACTTATTCTTGCaagttctttttccttttaatcatCAGAGAGACAAGAGGAAACCCCACAAGGCAGCTGAAGAATAGAATGTGCAAGAGTCATTGCATGTTAAAGGTTGCAAGTTTTTCAATGGAAGCAAACCAGAAACTCTTATTCTTGCAAGTTCTTCTTCCTTTAAAATCAGAGAGGAAGTACAAAACCCCACAAGGTAGCTAAAGAATAGAATGTGCAGTTAAGACACtacaaaaaaagaatattttctcaTGTCAGTTCTCTTTCTAGAAAGCTTGACCAGGGAGAAAAAGCCTTGAGCCAAACCCAAAAAATAGGTTTACTCTGGGACATGTATGAAATGAATGGATTAAATTCATATGTTCACATAATAAGTAGTAAACTTCTTAGAagtctggaaaaaaaaaaaaaatctttactgagaagaactttttaaaaacaagattaaaaaaatcctaattacaACTCAACCCAGCAACATAATCACTCCTGTTAGAGTAAGACATGGTGATAATGATAAACATGAGAATTCAAACTGAACTAACAGTTAAGtcactaatatttttaaatgcaaTTTCCAGTGCAGTCAGCCTAACTGCAATCTGACCCAGCAACACAATCTCTCCCAATCCAAGAAAGCAAGTTACAACAAGCTAATAATAATCTATACTAGTATCAGGAGAAAAGAAGCATGATTACTAGTAATAAAGACTTGGAACAAGTTTTGGCTCCAAATAATTAGAAATTGcctaataaaaatatcaagatACCTATCTCTCCCTTTGGATCTTACATAGTATCAGGGGAAATGGGAAAAATAGGAAGTAATCTAAAATATTGGTTTGCAATggaaattatgaagaaaaatataaaaattaatgaaaccATTCAGAAACTTACTATTTTCAAATGATTCATTCTCTATACAAAAGGAGAATCGAATCTGATAAGATTGgagaaaaatttatttaacttaaaaaatgatttttttttcttcactttttatttcatttccttttttctttttcccaaacTCTCTTCCAAAGTCAGCCTACCTCTTCATTTGGATCTAGAAGGTGATAGGGAATCTCTAAGTGTCATATTTAGTTTTTCAGAAAAAGGgcaaatgaaaacaaaacataattaaattatttaagaaattacacattttttaattttttattctctatatAAAAGAGGGTAAATTTGGAGAAGATGAAAGGAAAAATTTATTGAgcttaaaactaaattttattttcaatcacattttctttcctttcctcctTAATACCTTCTCCTCATTTTTTAGATCCAAAATGGAGAGCAATTGAAGAATCTCCAAGAATCCTCTTCCAAATTCTCCTTCCCTCATTCTATAAGTCAGAAATTCCCTGATCGAAACAGATCGTAAGGGTTGAGAGATACATAAATTCTGAGAGTTGGAGAGCAATTGTGCAATTTCAAAGTATTCTATTCCAAAATCTCCAAGGGGGCGTGTCAAAATTGGAGTAGATGTATAAACCCTAGAAGCCCCGCATGCGGTTTTTCAGATGATTCAACTACAACGAATCAACCTTTCTTCCAGGAATATCCTACTGAAGCAGCACAGTGTCACCgcttcaataaaattaaatcaaatcaaaacatAAACGAATAATCCCGTGAtagaatcaacaaaaaaaaaaaaaagaaaaaaaaaaggaatgaaaataggaaaaaaaaaaaaaaaaaaaggcatttacatggaaattcaaaattgatgaaaataataaaaagaacatTCACATGCCTGTAGAGGCGCTTCGGCCCCGTTCCTGTTGAGCATTCTCTGCCATAAATCAGCGAGAAACAAAGATCTGCAAGATTCAATGGGAATGCAATTCCAGCCCagaaaaaacaaagcaaatcAAAATGGAATCCCGGCCAAATTTCGATTTCGAAGTTGGTAGAAAATAAaacagagaaagagaagaagcaACAGCAACAGCAAC
Above is a window of Vitis vinifera cultivar Pinot Noir 40024 chromosome 11, ASM3070453v1 DNA encoding:
- the LOC100241633 gene encoding YTH domain-containing protein ECT4 isoform X2 — translated: MAENAQQERGRSASTGERPVEPANLREQPNLLEDERVPRVVADQPISFDAIGDFNAGYPQDAYASINRPFYYGGYDNSTSYWDGYPHYVNADSMQVFPPVIYNDNPSLVFSSGYGFNPQMAYGQYTNVATPLPSLMVDRQLYSPHQNPFSQPYYPQSIPSVPNISSAVSVPQTELMAPESSVQEGFSGNMRSSQGSSYVIQFGSFGRGGLSQNSAYGPGSSNFQGEFVPPNFLPNQSNLPEADVSLSSVTSQAAHPQPVGILGSYELNVRQRAAHGLGLVPSSSNIFYPDGGLYESTNFGGASVSPLGANDRNRLILDKGKIRERDRSSGVFSTDSSNFSSDRNRGPRASKPKGQSTSGQGVSSSSRKSDASNSVVHFDSYNQPDFVTDYENAKFFIIKSYSEDNVHRSIKYSVWASTALGNRKLDAAYQKAKEIETNCPIFLCFSVNASSQFCGVAEMVGPVNFEKDAEYWQQDRWSGLFPVKWHIIKDVPNSLFRHILLENNENKPVTHSRDTQEVNLEQGIEMLKIFKSYDAHTSILEDFDFYEQRERASKERKARQQACSTTKSPGSEESVNHVSNSFSQSLQLEESDREVIATEWGDNSRTESGAHCLEESGEAVEPERGCSTTTGALVSLADDSMNQMSDSFAQTLRLEGSIKELRAASSSGTDAEVSLDDAITLMTLESKKNNKELPRAGRINSPRPDAFVLLVDYPKGQISDSSVQSPQLEESSKEV
- the LOC100241633 gene encoding YTH domain-containing protein ECT4 isoform X1; protein product: MAENAQQERGRSASTVFNELSNLFILDTGERPVEPANLREQPNLLEDERVPRVVADQPISFDAIGDFNAGYPQDAYASINRPFYYGGYDNSTSYWDGYPHYVNADSMQVFPPVIYNDNPSLVFSSGYGFNPQMAYGQYTNVATPLPSLMVDRQLYSPHQNPFSQPYYPQSIPSVPNISSAVSVPQTELMAPESSVQEGFSGNMRSSQGSSYVIQFGSFGRGGLSQNSAYGPGSSNFQGEFVPPNFLPNQSNLPEADVSLSSVTSQAAHPQPVGILGSYELNVRQRAAHGLGLVPSSSNIFYPDGGLYESTNFGGASVSPLGANDRNRLILDKGKIRERDRSSGVFSTDSSNFSSDRNRGPRASKPKGQSTSGQGVSSSSRKSDASNSVVHFDSYNQPDFVTDYENAKFFIIKSYSEDNVHRSIKYSVWASTALGNRKLDAAYQKAKEIETNCPIFLCFSVNASSQFCGVAEMVGPVNFEKDAEYWQQDRWSGLFPVKWHIIKDVPNSLFRHILLENNENKPVTHSRDTQEVNLEQGIEMLKIFKSYDAHTSILEDFDFYEQRERASKERKARQQACSTTKSPGSEESVNHVSNSFSQSLQLEESDREVIATEWGDNSRTESGAHCLEESGEAVEPERGCSTTTGALVSLADDSMNQMSDSFAQTLRLEGSIKELRAASSSGTDAEVSLDDAITLMTLESKKNNKELPRAGRINSPRPDAFVLLVDYPKGQISDSSVQSPQLEESSKEV
- the LOC100241633 gene encoding YTH domain-containing protein ECT4 isoform X3, with amino-acid sequence MKGFQELSQINRYLLMQLEILMLVTHRMPMLLLTDLFIMEAMTIVPVIGMDILIMLMLIACKFFLRSGYGFNPQMAYGQYTNVATPLPSLMVDRQLYSPHQNPFSQPYYPQSIPSVPNISSAVSVPQTELMAPESSVQEGFSGNMRSSQGSSYVIQFGSFGRGGLSQNSAYGPGSSNFQGEFVPPNFLPNQSNLPEADVSLSSVTSQAAHPQPVGILGSYELNVRQRAAHGLGLVPSSSNIFYPDGGLYESTNFGGASVSPLGANDRNRLILDKGKIRERDRSSGVFSTDSSNFSSDRNRGPRASKPKGQSTSGQGVSSSSRKSDASNSVVHFDSYNQPDFVTDYENAKFFIIKSYSEDNVHRSIKYSVWASTALGNRKLDAAYQKAKEIETNCPIFLCFSVNASSQFCGVAEMVGPVNFEKDAEYWQQDRWSGLFPVKWHIIKDVPNSLFRHILLENNENKPVTHSRDTQEVNLEQGIEMLKIFKSYDAHTSILEDFDFYEQRERASKERKARQQACSTTKSPGSEESVNHVSNSFSQSLQLEESDREVIATEWGDNSRTESGAHCLEESGEAVEPERGCSTTTGALVSLADDSMNQMSDSFAQTLRLEGSIKELRAASSSGTDAEVSLDDAITLMTLESKKNNKELPRAGRINSPRPDAFVLLVDYPKGQISDSSVQSPQLEESSKEV